A DNA window from Calliphora vicina chromosome 1, idCalVici1.1, whole genome shotgun sequence contains the following coding sequences:
- the LOC135951182 gene encoding BUD13 homolog, which produces MASHSVTKIDQKEYLKKYLSGDKGKKKKKDKKHKKSSSSAVKVKIIDDDINNLDNGQEIDEELLLTGDDAPQIVGEYIEEMPSDSKVPKWKSIVIKDEPEDDRIDVGQKESDLWGRKAGLVKIKQEKRSNRSPDNSPPRRKDRKRKSSSSSPPRKSKSDKSPSRRRKHEQSPERRHKIKIEPQSPPYRKREQSPAKRQSRADSCDHSPPRRRKNSNQSPPRRGKSPARRERKRSPDQSPPRKGKSPARNNRRRSHENSPQRRRRNSDESPPRRQKSPTRNERKRSPEQSPPRRGKSPARNNGKRTPDNSPQRRRRNSDQTPPRRQKSPPRNERKRSPDQSPPRRGKSPARKCSPNNSPPRRRRNSDQSPPRRQKSPARNERKKSPNQSTPPPRRGKSPTPPTRRRNSDQSPPRRRKDSDQTPPRRFKKPDQSPPRRRKDSDQSPPRKARNFADQSPPRKSRNSPQRSRRQTPDQSPTRKTRRSPDHSPPRRKRNSDQSPPRKNRNSPLRSRKRSPDQSPLRSRKNSPPTRIKREKLSQSLSPPPPVPPPRRSRWEKQESEKSLSPPPTHKPKPGKTLEGKKAGLQDAQSLQKETLERRKQEDVLFQKMSSDVSGRNAEVQVRSTGRKGRRAREAAEEDPEERKRKEEHEEKKKHLYDRWGKGLKQIEDHKNRMLEHEHESSKPLARYSNDEDLERHLKEQERAEDPMLQYMRQKRQEKEKQSGKPQMPSYEGAFPENRFGIRPGYRWDGVDRSNGFEKKYFAVQSEKRARQDEAYKYSVEDM; this is translated from the coding sequence atggcTTCGCATTCAGTAACAAAAATTGATCAAAAAGAATatcttaaaaagtatttatctGGTGATAAAgggaagaagaagaaaaaagacAAGAAACATAAAAAGTCCTCATCGTCTGCTGTGAAAGTTAAAATTATCGATGATGATATAAATAATTTGGATAATGGTCAAGAAATTGATGAAGAATTGCTGCTGACCGGCGATGATGCTCCCCAGATAGTTGGTGAATATATAGAGGAAATGCCCAGCGATAGTAAAGTGCCAAAATGGAAAAGTATTGTTATAAAAGATGAACCTGAAGATGACAGGATAGACGTTGGACAAAAGGAATCAGATTTATGGGGACGCAAAGCAGGtttagttaaaataaaacaagaaaaacgtTCAAATAGATCGCCGGATAACTCTCCGCCTAGGAGAAAAGATCGGAAACGTAAGTCATCTTCTTCAAGTCCCCCAAGAAAATCGAAAAGTGATAAATCGCCCTCAAGACGTAGAAAACATGAGCAATCCCCAGAACGAAgacataaaatcaaaattgaaCCACAATCACCACCCTATAGAAAACGAGAACAGTCTCCTGCTAAAAGGCAAAGTAGAGCAGATTCATGTGATCACTCACCACCAAGACGAAGAAAAAATTCTAATCAATCGCCGCCACGAAGAGGCAAGAGTCCAGCAAGAAGAGAGAGAAAAAGATCGCCCGATCAATCCCCGCCAAGAAAAGGTAAGAGTCCTGCTAGAAACAATAGAAGACGTTCACACGAAAATTCACCACAGCGGCGCAGAAGAAATTCCGATGAATCACCGCCTAGAAGACAGAAAAGTCCGACTAGAAATGAGAGAAAAAGATCACCCGAGCAATCGCCGCCAAGAAGAGGTAAAAGTCCAGCTAGAAACAATGGAAAACGCACTCCCGATAATTCACCACAGCGTCGCAGAAGAAATTCTGATCAGACGCCACCAAGAAGACAGAAAAGTCCGCCTAGAAATGAGAGAAAAAGATCGCCCGATCAATCACCACCAAGAAGAGGTAAAAGTCCAGCTAGAAAATGTTCACCCAATAATTCACCACCGCGGCGCAGAAGAAATTCTGATCAATCACCGCCAAGAAGACAGAAAAGTCCTGCTAGAAATGAGAGAAAAAAATCGCCCAATCAATCAACACCACCACCAAGAAGGGGTAAAAGTCCAACTCCTCCAACTAGAAGAAGAAATTCCGATCAATCACCACCACGTCGTAGAAAAGATTCAGATCAAACACCACCTAGAAGATTTAAAAAACCAGATCAATCTCCACCTAGACGGAGAAAAGACTCGGATCAATCTCCCCCAAGAAAAGCAAGAAATTTCGCAGACCAATCACCACCTCGTAAAAGCAGAAATTCACCACAAAGATCAAGAAGACAAACACCCGATCAATCACCCACCAGAAAAACACGAAGATCACCCGATCACTCACCTCCACGCAGAAAACGAAATTCTGATCAATCACCGCCCAGGAAAAATAGAAATTCCCCTTTGCGATCCAGAAAACGTTCACCTGATCAATCACCATTACGATCACGTAAAAACTCTCCCCCCACACGcataaaaagagaaaaacttTCACAAAGCCTATCACCTCCACCACCAGTGCCGCCACCACGACGCTCCCGATGGGAAAAGCAAGAATCAGAAAAAAGTCTTTCACCGCCACCCACCCACAAGCCAAAACCTGGAAAGACTTTAGAAGGTAAAAAAGCCGGCTTACAAGATGCCCAGTCTCTGCAAAAAGAAACCCTAGAAAGACGTAAACAAGAAGATGTACTCTTTCAGAAAATGTCCTCAGATGTATCGGGACGCAATGCCGAGGTACAAGTACGTTCAACCGGTCGCAAGGGCCGGCGAGCACGAGAAGCGGCCGAAGAAGATCCCGAAGAGCGCAAACGTAAAGAAGAACAcgaagaaaagaaaaaacacctgtacGATCGTTGGGGCAAGGGTCTCAAACAAATCGAGGATCACAAAAATCGTATGCTCGAGCACGAGCATGAGAGTAGTAAGCCTTTGGCGCGCTACTCCAATGATGAGGATCTCGAACGTCATCTCAAAGAGCAGGAAAGAGCTGAAGATCCCATGCTGCAGTATATGCGTCAGAAACGCcaggaaaaagaaaaacaatcgGGCAAACCGCAAATGCCTAGTTATGAGGGagcatttcccgaaaatcgttTTGGCATACGTCCCGGCTATCGGTGGGATGGTGTAGACCGTTCGAATGGTTTTGAAAAGAAATACTTTGCTGTACAAAGTGAAAAGCGAGCACGACAGGATGAAGCCTATAAGTATAGTGTGGAAGATATGTAA